The Anopheles gambiae chromosome 2, idAnoGambNW_F1_1, whole genome shotgun sequence genomic sequence GCCGCCATTATAATGCCGGTCGATGTGGATGAGGTGGTGGACGAACGGTCGGATGCTGTTCCCGCGGACGACTCGTTCGCGGTGCACACGGTCGAGCTTTGACACTTGTTGATACACTTTTTGTGGCAGCACATCGCACAGTCGCGGCACTGGACCGCATCCTTGAGCCAAATTTTCTTGCCACAGTAGTCGCACTGCGTGGTGCGGTGAAAGTGTGTACGGATAAagtcgtgctgctgctgctgctgcgccggcAGCTGCGTGAAGGTGGACGAAGCGGACGGTTTGGCATCCAGCGGCAGGCCATCGGTCCGATCGTCGTCCAGCTTGTCGGCCGACCCGCGGCTGATCGTGATGAGCCGCTGCTTCTTGTTTTCCGCACTGATTGCTTtgctggtggcggcggtgggcGACGACAGGGAGGCCAGCGCACTGCCGTCCCAAACGAACGACAGCAGCACATCGCCGTAGCAGTAGTTTTGATCAAATCCGGACTGCATCGAGAGTGGGTGATTGGAGCTGAAATGTTAAGGGCCAtcatttaataaaacaaaaaggataGCAAGTGAGTaaggcgtgcgcgcgcgcgtataCTAACACATCGATCGCTTCCGGTGGCAGCAGTGGATACTTCTTCAGATGGTGCCCCAGATGAGATTCGTTACACTCCACCAGTATACTGTTGATCGGGATGTTGAGATAGCCCAGCAGCCGGTGCTCCTCGTTGCTCTTGCCGAACACGCTCAGGTTCAGGTAGGAATACTTTTCCATCAGCTGGAACGTGCACGGGTCGTCCAGCCGGATGAACGAATTGAATTCCGCATCGATCGACGAGTGTTGCGGGTAGCATTCGACGTTCAGCGCCTTCGGCTTCGGTCCACCGGCAGCCGCCGGCTCCGAAAAGCTGCCCCGCGGCGTCGACGTTTCCGCACCCCCGACCACAATGGTGGACGACTTTTTCACCGGCGTCGTGCCCGGTGTGTTCGAGTGGCTCGACTCCCCGCCACTGTTGTCCTTCGAGTTGCGGCGGGCAAGCTTACGCTCGCGCAGCACCGCCGTACCGCCACCGATCTGTACCGCTTCCACGTTCTTCACGAACGTAATGTTCAGGTTCGGATCGATCTCCTCAAACTCCGGCTCGTAGTCGTCCAGCAGCGCATCGTTCCTGATCTGCCCCGGGACGAGCCGCTCGATGCGCAGCACAAACATGGGCCGGTTCAGCGTCTTAATCACCTTCGGCACCTGGCTAATGTTCGTCACCCGTTTGCCCTGGATCGAGAGCAGCACGTCGCCGCGGCGCAGCTCCGCCTTTGAGGCCGGCGTGTTCGGTATCACCGCATCGATCAGCACGGTCTGGTCGGACTGCTTGAACACGATGCCGATCTGCTGGTTTTTGGCCTTGTGTATCTCGATGTCGAGCGACACGATCATCGTCGCGCCCTGGTCGTCCTGCTGGCGGGCCACCACCCAGGGCATGTGGGCGAGCGTCAGCGTGCAGTACACGTGCGTCAGCGTGCGGATCGGCGCATTCAGGCGGGAAATTTCCGCTATCGTCACCTCGAGCGAACCGTTCGGCACGATCTCGTTCAGTTCGTAGTCCTCCTCCACACGGTGGAAGAATGGTTTGTATCTGAAAGtagcgcaaacaaaaaaaaagaaggtcaATTAATGAATGTGCCCACTGACGTTGCATGCAAAGGGGCAAAACGATCGTACGCACCTTAGCTTATAGTTGGGAAGCGTGTGCTTCCGGCGGATCGCCTTCCGTATCTGGTTCGAGATCAGGCTGGTAATGTTGGACTGCATCTGCCGGCCCTGGAAGTGGGACTGCACGTCCAGCTCCACCTTCGGGTCGTTGATGAAGCTAAGCGACCAGTGCGTGTACGGTTTGCGGGTGAACTGCAACCGGGCCAACCCGGACACCTGCTTCACCCGCAGCGCCAGCGAACCCTTCTTCCCCAGCACCATGTCGGCGTCGATCGTGAGCCGAAAGTTGCCCTCGTAGTGCAGATCCAGCAGCACATCCAAGCTTTCGATGTGTCCCTCGTCCGGGTGCAGGTCGACCGCGTGCAGGCGAAAGTTTTTTATCTCCGGAAACTGGCTGCCCAAATCCAGATCGCGAATCTGTTGAATGAGGTTAGGATCAGTAGAAGCCTCCCTTCATTTCGTGCCACTATCACGCCCTCTACTCACCGTCAGCTTATCAAACAGCTTGCCCGTGGTCGTCTTGCTTAtcagctcgtccagctcgAGCGACAGCTTCCGGTGGAACCACTTGCGCACGCGGTTCGACTGCCGCAGCTCAAAGTACAGAAACTGCAGTATCAGATTGATGGCCATTATCGTGGATTTGCTTTCCTGATCCGGTGCCTTTATGTTCTCCAGCAGCGTCTGTCGGCGCGTCATGCGGAGTAGAGAacgtgaaaaacaaacaaattaaaagcaCGCGACAGCAATTGGGAGCTAGTTAAGCGAATGGCCCTGCGGGAGGGGCGAATGGTCGCTTCTTAGGAGAGAAAGGATGCAATCAACGGCAAATAATAACGAAACACAAACGAACGCTACTAAATCATACATCGCGTCACcaacaccacctccacgcAGCATCCGTACCCGGAAGGAAGGGGAGACAATCGCCTCCCTTCTGGGAGATGTCACACCAGCAGGATATCGCCCACGTGCGATATGCTGCGCACGGCAACAGCCCACAAGGCCACCTTCGCCCGCCGGGAGCATTATATATGGAGGGGGTTTTATCCCacaccaccccctcccccccccccccccccgccgaCCGGTGAAAACGTGTGCTTTGCTGAGCACGCCGCTGCTGGAAGGACGTGCTCTTTTGTGTGATTGAAAGTGTGGATTTGTTTTCACATTTTGTGCGCGCGTAGGCACGGCGCGGAGGGTAAAGGCTTTCGTTCTAAAAATAATTCTAACGAAATTAATCACCCACGGAACCGGTGacacacaaataaacacacacaataacgATATTCCCCTGGCGTGCTGGTTCGGGAGAGAAGCCTCTTTTCTGTGAggaagtttgatgtttttttttttatttgatttttaccCCCTCTTCGGTGTTAAATTAGAAATAGAGGAATATAAATCTTGCGCGAGCAACGAACGAAGTTTCTGGCAACGCAACGAGGACGAAGAAGATACATTTTCGAAAGGACGTTCTCCTTCTGCCGCAACACCCGCCTCGGCTCGGCTGTGTGAGCCGGTTTGTCCAACAACGTCCACATTAAACGTCCTTTCAACACCGTTGCCTTCCGGCTGGGATGGACCAACGCGCCGGGAAGGCGAAGGCGCACACGCTTATAAAGCACGCCGCATTctgcgaaaacaaaaatgctgtTTGCGTTTGCCGGGTTGAGCCCGTCGTCATCCTCGTCGTCGTTGGCGTTGTTTGTCGTGTGTGTTGGCGTCTTCGTGCAGACGCCTCCGGATATACTTGCACCTTAATGTCGCCCGCACCGTTGTCAGGCAGTGACGGTAATTAATTAGGGCGGGCCCAGTGAATTATCTGCGATATGAATTTCGTTGTAGGAGAAACAGTTCGACAACAGCGCGCCGTTCAATTTAACTCGAACGGTTTGGAACGGGTCCACCGCTGCAGACTTTCTCCTTCAAGGTTTGATATTTTAAGTTAAGCATCAGCTCCAGTTTGTGTTACCAAGGCCAGCGTGATTTGCTTGCTTTCTGTATAAATGATTAATTATCAAGCTTCTTTCGAGGGAAACAAAAGCAGACCTCCTCATTGCCATCGTTGTTAGGGTAGAGCTTCACCATCGTCCTTTCTCTACAGCTTCTCCAAGATTTTCCACACCCGACGCATTGTCCAGACGAACAGTATGAGCGTACACGTGGTACCGATCCCGATCGACACGATCAGCGATATGTGTACGACCAGCTTGGTGATGTTGTTCACACTGCCCAGTATGCACATCCCCAAGCTGACGAACGCTTCCCGCGGCAGCGTACAGTTGCACTTCCACATGGTCTCGATCGATGGTTGGCTGCTGAGTACGCGATCATCGACGCTGAACGTCGCGAACGATTGCGTGAGCATCGGCTCAATGTCGTACCCGAGCTGGAACACGATTTTCTCGCTCGTCTTGATCAGGATCTGGTAGAGCGAGCTGGCCACGGTCGGCTGGACCGTACCGCACCGCTCCAGATCGACACGCACGTTCTCGAGAAACAGATCGGTGCAGCCGGTCGACTGCTCCACCCAGAAGGTGAACTGGATCAGCGACTTCAGCCCGCAGTATAGCTCCAGCACGCCCTCGACGATGTCGGTCGCGTTCGGGTGCGGCTGCGACTGGACGCGCACCGAGATGCAGCAGTATTCTTTGATCGGCTGCAGCACCGCCGGCAGGTCCACCTCCGACTTCTTATCGAGCGTGCTGAGGTCGTAGATCCGATCCGGGATGAGCAGGGACGCGTTCGAGTCCGGTGTGACGAGCGTTCGTATCTGGCAGGCCATTCGCGGTGCCGTCGTCGTTTCGGGCGTTTCGTCCGAACTGTCGGGTGGCACCGTGGGGCCGGCTGCGGTCGTGGAGTGCTTATTCCCACTCGGTAAACCATTGTTGACTACAAACTGCCCGTCGGTTGCGTGTGGCAAGGTGCCGAAGAGCGCCACGGTACAGTACCAGAGCAGCGGAACACGCAGCCAGAAGTGGAACATTGCAGGACTGTTGAGTGACTGCCGGGGTACGCACTGGGGCACGCAGCGTAGATTTGTGTCCAGCGCAGCCAACCAGCAGCAAGTGTTTGATTGAATAATAATTGTGGATAAACATGTGCTTTCATCATAGATGGAGAGAACATAATAGCATCTACAGTCATTTGGCGTCTATTGGGCAATGGTTAAGGGACTTCTAGGAATGCACCGGCAGTCCAAAACGAAACGAGTGTGAAGAAAGGTCGATAATTCAACTGGCCGGTCACGCCATTGCAATAAATTCGGGCAGTCTCGGggcagtttgtttgtttgcttttttgaatCGCTATGAACCTTCCCAAAAGTGTCGCTTCCTAAATTCCCAAATTCTTGGAGCCTAACCTTCAAATTGTCATAATAAATCCCTCCCACCTCTCGTCCCCTTTTGTTCGTGTCCCCAGGGAGTCAGGATTGAGGTCGTAAATTGTTTCACAACAAACCAAGGCCGCTTGCCATCCTTGCTGCGTACACCACCGCCATCCTGCTCCGTACATCACCACAACATCTCCGGCAATAAAACTAAAGTGATAATGAGGAGAATGGGTTTCGTTTTGAGATGGTCCCCGATAGCAAACTAAAGAACGCTTTTCCTGTTTGCCGtcttactactactactatagGACGGCGACGGGCACGGGCACACTATCCTAAGGCCAGGAGGCATTAAATCGTCAACCAAGCGTCTCCCTGCCCGGGTGGCAACATTCTTTCTTATTAGTTTAGTCGTGTCctggggaggggaggggggggggaaggccCGTACGTCCCCCCGGGCAGGTAAGTTGCAGCCAGCGGCCAAacggttgatgaaaattatgAACCATAATATAGCAGCAATGGTGGAAAGCCATTTTCCATGCTGGTACGCTGGGTGTACGCCGACCGATGTGAACATTTTTAATGATGTTTGTCGAACCGGTGTCTCGTAACCCGGGCAGCATACGAGCAAAGATGAGGAGGGCGTCCTCCCGGGGGAAGGAGAATACACGGCACGGTATCCGTTGCTCAATCTTTAACAACACGAGCCAGCCTGCCTCGGGGCTACCAAATCAGGTCTCGGCTGCAGGTGTTTTAACTGCAATCAATAACTTAGCACCGGCACCGGGGATCGGCGTGGTAGCCCAGCTTCGTGCCGCTGGAAGATCCTTTTCTCTTACGTGCGCGTTGGGTTGGGTGTACGGTagtgctgcaaaaaaaaggacacaccgGTAGAGCACCGCTTCTCTCTCGGTTGGCTTGTGTCATTTCAACTGTGCCTTGGCGATAAAAGCGGGTTCTTAAGGGGAACAAGTTAACCCTTGTACAGCtactcgacacacacacacactatttaTAACCACTCATTATGTAGTTGGTACTTAGCCAACGGAAATCATGCTCTGCTGTTTTGAGGGAATTTTCTGCTCTTTCACCTACCCAGCGCAGCGAGTGATGcaatgaaaaatttaaaaaggcgatggaaggaaaaaaaggaaagtttCGTGAAGTATTTTACAAAGCTTACGGTCTCCCcaagcagccgccgccgccggttgGAATTGGTGGGAAAATTCTAAGCAAACGAAACTTTTCCTACCGCTCTTGCAAGGGCGGAAAAAGGGCACCATGACTAAGCTACAACAATGAGCAGAATGCAGCTTTGAGaggtttttatgtgtgtgcttgtgtgtgtgtgtgtgtgtgtgtgtgtgttgcagtgCCATTGTGAGTTAGCAACTTTAATTCGAGCACCATCAGCCGCCGCAGGGTGGCCATACATTTTAGAGCAGCAGCGCGGCAACgtcgaaaaaaggaaagcaaagaaCCAGCGCCTTTTCAGTTTTCAATTCATGCCGCCGCCCAATGAAATTGAGTAATCGTGAGCGGGCTGGGTTTGCTGCTCCAGCCCGCCCGGTAAACGCTGTGCACTCGGTGCGCTCGGCACAGCAACTGGGTCGCCGTCCTGATGGGTGATGGTAGCAGCCCTTTCGCCAAGCGCACGAAGCTTTGACAAATGAAAACCGGAGTATGTGGGGTTCGTACATGTGGTCCATCCACAATTCCGTTCTGTCACCCCACCCCAGCCGCGCTAGTGTGGGCAGATGGGGATTTCTTTTGTAGTGGGTTCAGCTGGGTGGAAATTCATTGCTTGCGCATTCCTCTCCTGCGGCAGAAGGACATTCACAAGATGTGCTCGAGTGGTCGTGCCCGTACGTGTAGTCACATTGATCCTGGCTGATGCCCGCTTCCCGTTCGACGGTTACCGAATCTCGGTTTAACCAATCTTGTTGGtcacaatctctctctctctctcacacacacacacacacacacacgcgcagacAGGCGCTCGAGTGGACAAGAGTTCAAACTTTGTGCGCACATTCTTATCAGCCGGGAAGCCAACCAGACATCATGCTGCCGTACGACAGACGGTGGCAGTTcctaaaattaaaaagaagaacaaaaagaagaagaataaaaggGATAGAGTGGGCCAGGACACAATCCATGATCCGTGGTGCTGCACGCCATGCGTTCTGTGGCTTGTCTTTCTGCATCCAATTGGATTTGTTGGAAAATCTTATTCCTACTGGATTGGTTGAAACATTCTTCCGCACACTTTCTACTTTTCTCGCGCGGAAAAGCACCGCATATTTAATGTGTGGAAAATGTGGGCTTTGGAGAAGGAAAGGGGTATAAAACTTGTTCAGTTTCGtatgtttggtgtgtgtggtgtagtgGTCGCTCCGATGCAACGAGATCCTTTCCCCCTATCCGGTGGGCGCTGAGAGGCCACGTTCTgggaaaaaaatccaaaaatccATTCGCACCGTTCCTTTTCATCCGTTTTCAGCCGTAACCGGTCGATggggtgtggtggtggtggtggtgttggtggtggagttTGTTTTACGTGATGTCCCCTGTTTCGCTTTTgatctctgtctctctctctgctcaaAATTAACATAACTGTTTGCCAGCACCGCCGGTTGCACCATCTCGAGTGTGGGACAGGAGGTAAGCAGCTCTCGGGGCAACGGGGCAGTGAAGTTGCTGGACGTCAGCTTTCCTAACTGTTGATTTTGGGAGATGGATCCTGTTACCGTGCTCGCCAAATAAAATGGCAGCTTCCTTGCGGAAGGATAATAATTGCTAGCAACAGTTTACGATTAAAGCAGGAAACGGAGACTAGAGCGCAATGCATAATCCTAATCCTCAATCCCATGGTTCCGGGAGGAAAAGTGGAGCGTTTTGGTTAAGGTCGTCAAGTTGGGGTTAGgctttgctctctctctctctctctctctctctctctctctctctctctctctctctctctctctctctctctctctctctctctctctctctctctctttctctctctctctttctctctactCCATGACGTCAAAAACATGACGCTTAAAGGTGCAAAATCGATCCGATGGTTCATTAAATCGCAATGAGCTTGACGGTCCTGCCATCGGGCGGACGCTTTTCCTTCCCCGCTGAAAATCTGTTTTTGCATCATTTATCGTAGCCGATGTTTTCCCCCCACCGTTCTCTTCTGATTATTCATATTTAATAATCGACGGGGCAGGTGGATTCAACATATTTCAACGAAACACAAATTCAAACTTGTTTAGAGTGGGTCATATTTTAACGGTCGGAAAAGTCGTGATTTGGGGCGGAGTGTCGTTTGTGCCAAACTTTGCATAGTTAGGAAACAGAAGAGTATGATTAAATGTGCCTCTCAACAGTAACCAAACGGACACAATAATTAACGTTCTAAACTCTTATCAGTGCTTTGAATTTTTGTCGTGAACCCAAACCCACGGCAACAGAAACAAATGGCACACACGCAGACCCATTAATGAATACCATGCTGTGTCTCACCTCCTCTGCTTTCCCTTCCCCACAGTGTTTTGGAGCTACAGACCACGctcataaaaaagaaacacgctCACCCCGCTGTCCTCGAACCAACCTAAATCGATGAACCCATCGAACGGTGGGTGCCTGTGTAACGACATTAAGACATCTTTTTCTGTGTCtgtcgtacaaaaaaaaaaaacaaacaaaagtgaaACCTGCGCTATCAACCGCTtaagaggggaggggggaataAAAACAGCACTACCAAATCTGCCATCGACCGGCGAGTCTCAGCCACCAGGCGGAAAAGGGCAACAACCGCCAAAAAAGTGCCGCTCGCTGACGACAAGCACAATCAAGGGAAGGACAAACGGGTACCGATGCAGCACCGACCGCGGTGCGTCATTTAACCGGAACGGTTTGGGGCTTTTGGGGGCCTCGTGGCGGCCCTACCATATACCCGTAAATGTGTCTTCACGCGtgagtcacacacacacacccgccagTGTCAGTAATAAAAACATGCCCATTTCCACGATGGTTTTCGATGGAGGAAATGGAACTGGCTTCGGGAAAAAGGGAGGGAGCCGAAAGTAGGTCACGAGCTATTGGGCCcaattttttgctgttgccgtTCATTGGGGTATCCCCTTCGTTTCCTGGTGCTTTTCCTCGTGCCAATGCTTTATCGGGGTTGTTTTCGGTGTTTTACGAATGTGTTTCCTCAGCATTTTACGGAGCAGGAAAAACATCCCGCAGGCAAccgggaaaaaagaaagattacACTCTCATGCACGGGCTGAAcaggatgaaaaacaaaacagaaattgagctaaaaagcgaaaaaataaacagaacaAAACGGAAATTGGACACtcccgtagcagcagcagcagctggggGAGCGGGAAACCGGGACCGCGGGACTTACATCGGGCAGTACGTAGCGTTCGCTGAAGGCCGATTTGCGCTGATTTTCCTCCTCCTGGTGCAGTTCCGGCAGGCGGAAGTATCGCACGAAGGCATAGTACTGGATCAGCAGCATTACCACCGCCCCGATCACGCACGACATCAGGCAGAACAGGAGCAAGTTGACGAAATCCATCGTGCCGACCGGAACAGGGGGAGGCTCGGGCTCGGGTGTCCTTTctttgtttatgtgtgtgtgtgtatgttgctgCCTCCCTGTTGCAGCGGAATGTAGCAATCGGCACAAAACGCGGCGCGTGCTTCGATTTGCCTTGACCTTTCCGATTGTTTGCCGATGCTGCACGGCCACAGGTTCTGCGGGGAGTTGGGGCCCCTTGCACAACGGTTGTTAGGGACAACGGGGCTGGCTGCAATTAAttctgcttttgtttttaatttcacacgcaaacccacacacacacacacacacaccggggcGCACACGGGGATTGTTGTCGATCGACCGGAGGCGCACTGTATGACTAACTTTTAATCACTTCCGTTCCGTCGCCCGTTTATAATCGACGGAGAAAGTGACCGCTCGCGGCTTGCACTGCacactgggttttttttatatatttcgTCACCCTCGCCACCCGTTTCTTTTTGATGCGCTTGATTCAGGAACGGGAAATACACACGGCACTCGGTGTGCATGCTAGAAGCTAGAACGGCACCGCCCGCACAACCACCGTACACTCTTGGCCGCTTTGTTGGAAGCAATTTCGCGCGTCACCCGACTAGCCGCGGACATTATTAATTTAGCACTAATGCAGGCTGGTGGCACCTGTCGCGATTCGCCGAAGCACCGGAGCAGAGCGTACAGCGGGTACAGCGAACAAGGACTGGTGTTGCATCGTGCTTGGTGCTGTGGCACACCGTTCCCGACACGGTTCCCCAAAAACACGGCTGCCCCCAAGCTGTCCTCACGTTCCGGGAGGGGTGGGAGGGAAAGCGGAACACAACCCTCCGCACGTTCACTGTATTGCGCGCACCGTTTCAATGTTGCTGCCTCAACATCCGCGATCGAAATTGTGTTCGGGCTCGCAACCAGGCAGCAGAAAAGTGCTTACA encodes the following:
- the LOC1273392 gene encoding PDZ domain-containing protein 8, which encodes MDFVNLLLFCLMSCVIGAVVMLLIQYYAFVRYFRLPELHQEEENQRKSAFSERYVLPDTLLENIKAPDQESKSTIMAINLILQFLYFELRQSNRVRKWFHRKLSLELDELISKTTTGKLFDKLTIRDLDLGSQFPEIKNFRLHAVDLHPDEGHIESLDVLLDLHYEGNFRLTIDADMVLGKKGSLALRVKQVSGLARLQFTRKPYTHWSLSFINDPKVELDVQSHFQGRQMQSNITSLISNQIRKAIRRKHTLPNYKLRYKPFFHRVEEDYELNEIVPNGSLEVTIAEISRLNAPIRTLTHVYCTLTLAHMPWVVARQQDDQGATMIVSLDIEIHKAKNQQIGIVFKQSDQTVLIDAVIPNTPASKAELRRGDVLLSIQGKRVTNISQVPKVIKTLNRPMFVLRIERLVPGQIRNDALLDDYEPEFEEIDPNLNITFVKNVEAVQIGGGTAVLRERKLARRNSKDNSGGESSHSNTPGTTPVKKSSTIVVGGAETSTPRGSFSEPAAAGGPKPKALNVECYPQHSSIDAEFNSFIRLDDPCTFQLMEKYSYLNLSVFGKSNEEHRLLGYLNIPINSILVECNESHLGHHLKKYPLLPPEAIDVSNHPLSMQSGFDQNYCYGDVLLSFVWDGSALASLSSPTAATSKAISAENKKQRLITISRGSADKLDDDRTDGLPLDAKPSASSTFTQLPAQQQQQHDFIRTHFHRTTQCDYCGKKIWLKDAVQCRDCAMCCHKKCINKCQSSTVCTANESSAGTASDRSSTTSSTSTGIIMAAGAAASMASTAAATVGTNQQPEFKVTEPESPTIEVEDFVDIAEEQQQQQLQQQQQQQQQQQQQQQQQQQQQIVPKSKLETHRQSFSDLLVQGLKRVNSANNLSIPTMGGLNPSSKSLPPTPQHTPRKQSLANVNANPFLLVTQRLESLPEDVNELNMEQIVDLTAPLIEYGPSDTLMALAKSSSKAMYGDCEPDVRTEKINKLLSKLHIALDYETINQSVLNATKESSSSSSGSGAGANSKEIADGKGKTPTQQQQQQQHDSTRSAFLAGQSEERVQALSIIMLHLCSGLQYVQGNLGQ